The sequence below is a genomic window from Phycisphaerales bacterium.
CACGACTGGCGAGCCGACCTACAGGATCGACGCGCGCCCTGTGCCCGCCACGAACGTGGTGCACCTTCGCAGCCCGTTCGGACGCGCGCCGCTGTCGCTGGCCCGCGAGGCCATCGGCACGGCCATCGCCCTCGACCTGCATGCAGCGAAGCTGTTTGGGCGCGGGGCCCGCCCTTCGGGCGCACTGAAGTTCCCGAAGGAAATGGGAGAGGAGTCCGTGAAGAAAGCGCGCGCGGCCTGGCGAGCGACCCACGAGGGCAACGATGCGCAAGGGCAAACGGCCATCTTGTACGATGGCACCGAGTTCGAGCCATTCACCTTCAGCTCG
It includes:
- a CDS encoding phage portal protein, whose protein sequence is TTGEPTYRIDARPVPATNVVHLRSPFGRAPLSLAREAIGTAIALDLHAAKLFGRGARPSGALKFPKEMGEESVKKARAAWRATHEGNDAQGQTAILYDGTEFEPFTFSSTDAQFLENRKFQILEIARCFRVPPPMLFDLERATWSNGEQQGREFLSYTLEPWLRATEGALRRALFTDEERGQYVIRFDRDDLTRADLDTRSTV